Within Novosphingobium resinovorum, the genomic segment TCATGGACAGGAGTTATAACGCGCAACTCTTGCTGCGATAGCGAAGGGGGCAGGCGGTCACCGTCCCTCTCGCACGGTTCGTCGCACTGTCCACAAGCGACGAAATGCGATGAAGTGTTTGGTCGCAAGATTCTGGAACAGCTAGGCAAATTTTGCCGGGTGGCGCCGAATCGGCCTTATCCATCAGCGAAACGAAGAAGGCCGGGGCAGCGTAGTGCTGCCCCGGCCTTCTTCGTTCGCGGGTGACGCAGGTTGGGCCGCCTCAGTTCGCCAGAGCCAGCTTCGCCGCTTCCTCGCGCACGACGCGGGGCTGGTCGGCCCAGATGCCGCGCGTATCGTAGACCAGCTTGGTCGCGCGTTCGGCCAGCGGCACGACGCGGAAGACGTCGTGGTCCACCAGCACGATCAGGATCTCGCAAGTCTCCAGCGCTTCGTCGATGTCGATCTGGGTGACGCCGGTGTCGGTGAACTCGATCGGCAGTTCGGCGGCATAGGGCTCGACGATCGAGACGCGCTCCCCGAACTTGCGCGCGATGCGGCTGGCGACGAAGCGGGCCGGACTCTCGCGGAAGTCGTCGATGTTGGCCTTGAAGGCGAGGCCGAGGCAGGCGATGCGTGCGTCCGGATGAGCTTCGATCAGGGCTTCGGCCTTGGCGATGACGTGGTGCATCTTGCCGTCGTTGACGCCGCGGGCGGTGCGGATCAGCGGGGTTTCCTCGGGCGCGCCGTGGACGATGAACCAGGGGTCCACCGCGATGCAGTGGCCGCCGACGCCCGGGCCCGGCGAGAGGATGTTGACGCGCGGGTGGCGGTTGGCGAGGCGGATCACCTCCCACACGTCCAGCCCCATGCGGTCCGAGACGATCGACAGTTCGTTGGCGAAGGCGATGTTGACGTCGCGGTAGGCGTTCTCGACCAGCTTGGTCATCTCGGCCGAGCGCGCGTCGGTGGTGACGCATTCGCCGCGCACGAAGCGCTTGTAGAACGCCAGCGCCTTGCGCGCGCAGCGCGGGGTGATGCCGCCGATCGACCGGTCGTTGTTGGTCAGTTCCTCAAGGATGCGGCCGGGCAGGACGCGCTCGGGGCAATAGGCGATCGAGATGTCCGGGGTCTCGCGGGTGAGGCCCGGAATCTTCAGGTCCGGCCGCATCTGCGCGATCATGTCGCGCATCTTCTCGGTGGTGCCGACCGGCGAGGTCGATTCCAGGATCACCACGTCGCCCGCCTTGAGCACCGGCGCGATCGTGCGGCCCGCCGCAAGGACATACGAGATGTCAGGAGCGTGGTCGCCCTTCTCGTCCTTCTCGAAGGGCGTGGGCACCGCGATCACGAAGACGTCGGCGGGCGCCACCTCCAGCGAGGCCGACAGCAGCCCGCGCGAAACCACACCCTGCACGAGACCGTCGAGATCGACTTCCTCGATATGGATCTCGCCGCGATTGATGGTGTCGACCACCTTCTGCGACACGTCGAGGCCCAGCACCTTGCTGCCCGAACGGGCGATCACGGCGGCGGTGGGAAGTCCGATGTAGCCGAGGCCGACGACGCAGACCGAGGGTGAAGAGCTTGTCCTGCTCATTACGATGCTCCGTGATTTTGCTGGGAAGCCTGCTGGCTAGGAATGGCGCGCAGCCCGGGCTGGTTGCCCCGTGCAAGCGTCATGACGACGCCAGCAGGCTTCCCAGCAAAACCCCGAAGGGGCGGGCCGCTTTTGGCCCATCGCTGCGTTGCTCGTCGGGCACAATGTGCCGGCATTGCGCCCTCCTCGCGCCTTGCGCTGGGCCAAAATCGACTCCGTCCCGGAGCATCGTAATGAGCAGGACAAGCTCTCTTGTCAGATTTCATTCGCAAGCAGCTCCAGGATGCGGCGCGAGGTCTGCCCGTCTCCGAATGGATTGTGGGCGCGCGCCATGGCCTCGTAGGCGGTCTTATCGTCGAGCAGGGTTGATAATTCGGTAACGATCCGGCGCGCATCGGTGCCGACGAGTTTCGCGGTGCCCGCCTCGACGCCTTCGGGCCGCTCGGTGGTCTCGCGCATCACCAGTACCGGCTTGCCGAGGGCCGGGGCTTCCTCCTGCACGCCGCCCGAATCGGTGAGCATGATCTCGCTGATCGCCAGCAGCCGGGCGAAGTGCGGGTAGTCGAGCGGCTCGATCAGCGCGACGTTGTCGAGGCCGGAAAGACGCTTGTTCATCACCTTGCGCACGTTGGGGTTCAGGTGGACGGGGAAGATCACCGCCGTGTCGGGGCGCGATGCGATTTCGCGGATGGCCTGCGCGATCTGCTCCATGCCCTCCCCGAAGTTCTCGCGGCGGTGGCTGGTGACACCGATGATGCGCTTTCCTGCGAAGCGGGTTTCGAGGTCGGCGAGGCCTGACGCGAGAGCGGGATTACGCTCAATCTCGGCGGTGACCCAATGCAGCGCGTCGATCACGGTATTGCCGGTGACGTGGACGCGGTCGGCCGCCACATTCTCGCGCAGCAGGGCAGCCTCGCTGGTGGTGGTGGGCGCGAAGTGCAGGCTCGCCATGGCGCCGATGATCTTGCGATTCACCTCCTCGGGCCACGGATGGTAGATGTTGTAGCTGCGCAGCCCTGCCTCGACGTGATCGACCGGCAGCTTGCGGTAATAGGCCGCGAGAGCGCCCGACATGGCGGTGGCGGTGTCGCCCTGCACGATCACGCGGGTTGGCTTCACCTCGTCCATCACCTTGCCCAGCCCGGTGAGCAGGTTCGCCGTCAGCGCGTCGAGCGTCTGGTCGGGCTGCATCACGTCGAGGTCGTGATCAGGCACGATCCCGGCGATCTCCAGCACCTGATCGAGCATCTGGCGGTGTTGCGCGGAGACGCAGACCACGCACTCGAACCGGGGATCGTCCTTGAGCGCATGGACGACGGGGAACAGCTTGATGGCTTCCGGGCGCGTGCCGAAAACGACGAGGATGCGTGCGGTCATGCGGCGGGCTTAGCAGCCGTGTGTTAAATGGAGACTAAAGCCGTTTCATTTCGCCAGAGTATAGCGTCCGTCGATACTCGTGCCCGCCGTGCAATAATCATCCGTGTGCGGCTGGTGCCCGGCTTCGGCATAGGACAGCTGGAAGGCGTCCTTGCCGCTGGGGGTGAAGACCAGCATCGGCAGTCCTTCTTCGAGTGAGGCGACGGTCCAGGTCTGCTTGTCGTCGTCGCGGCTCATGACGCCGTCCAGCGTGCAGGACCGGCGGCCCTTGAAGGCAAGCGAGATGACCAGCATCGCCTTGCCGTCGATCAGCGGGACGATCCGCACGGGGCCGGAATAGCCCGCTTCTCCCCGCGCGAATTGCCCCGACGGGAACGGCAGGAAAGGGATACGCGCGTGCTTGCCCTCGGCAAAGTTCAGACGGCTTTCGCGGCGCTTCAGGGCGCGGTTGATGCAGTGCTGGTCTTGGCAATGTTCGGCGCGGCCGCGTGCTTGGCCGATGGCGGCCGAATAGACCTGCGCATGCTCGGGCTTGTCGAGTGTTGTCTTCAGCCAGGCGAGTTGCGCGTCCTCCCGCTTGGCCAGTTCGGCTGCCTTGGTTTTGGCCTGCGGGCTCGGGTCGATCTTCGCGGCGGCCGGCGGCTCGGCGCTCGCATCCGATTCGGGATTGCACGCGGTCAAAGCGAGCAATGGAGCAGCCAGCGAAACCAGCGTCAGGGCAAAGCGGCGGGGAAGCATCGTCACGGGGCTCAGCCTATCCCCGCCTTTCCACGTGGACAACCCCGCACGAGGCTCTTGCCCGCCCGCACCGCTTGGGTAACACCCGCGCCATGTCTATCCTCAGCGACAAGTGGATCCGCCAGCAGGCCCAGGAACACGGCATGATCGAGCCGTTCGTGGAGGCGCAGCGCCGCGACGGGTGCATTTCCTACGGCCTGTCTTCCTATGGCTACGACGCCCGCGTCGCGCCGGAGTTCAAGATCTTCACCAACGTCGATTCGGCGGTGGTCGATCCCAAGGACTTTGCGGCGAACTCCTTCGTGGACCGTACCACCGACGTCTGCGTGATCCCGCCCAACTCCTTCGCGCTGGCCCGCACGGTCGAATACTTCCGCGTCCCACGCGACGTTCTGGTCATCTGCCTGGGCAAGAGCACCTATGCGCGCTGCGGCATCATCGTGAACGTCACGCCGCTGGAACCGGGCTGGGAAGGCCACGTGACGCTCGAATTCTCGAACACCACCCCCCTGCCCGCGAAGATCTACGCCAACGAGGGCGCCTGCCAGTTCCTGTTCCTCAAGGGCAACGAACCGTGTGAGACGAGCTATGCCGACCGCGCGGGCAAGTACATGGGCCAGCGCGGAGTGACGCTGCCCCGGCTCTGAGAGGGAACAAACCCCGCGCACGCCCGCTTCTCCCGGCATAAAACAGGCCGGGAGAAAAGCCGTGTCGAAGATTGCCGCGATAATCGGGCGGATTCTGATCGCCCTCATCTTCATATTTTCCGGGGCGGGCAAGCTCGCCGACATATCCGCGACCGAGACGATGATCGTCGCCGCCGGTCTGCCCTCGGGCCTTGCCATTCCCACCGGGCTGTTCGAACTGCTGGCGGGGCTGTGCCTTGCCGCCGGGTTCATGGTGCGGCTGGTGGCGGTGCTGCTGGCCGGATTCACCGCGCTGACGATCCTGTTCTTCCACGCGCAGTTCGGCGACCCGATGCAGCGGGTCATGGCGCTCAAGAACCTTGCGATCATCGGCGGCCTCGCGCTGGCCTTCGCGCATAGCCAGATGTGGAGCCACTACTACGCCATCGCCCGCGAGCGCCGGGGCGAGATCGCCGCGCGCGACGCGGATGCGCGCGTGCGCGACGCCGAATTGCGTGCCGCCCGTGCCGAAGCCCGCGCCGATGTGCTGGCGCAGGGACAGACGGCGCATGAACCGCGCACCGTTGTCACCGACGTCAACCACGACGGCGTGCCCGAAGTGCGCCGTACAGGCTGGCGCAACCGCCGCTGGTTCGACTGGTAAAGTCGATGGGCCTTGCCGCTGCGGACTTACCGCAGCGGCCAGAAGTGAATGATCAGCGGCGTGCCCAGCACCAGCACCAGCAGCGAGAGCGGTGCCCCAAGCCGCGCATAGTCGCCGAAACGATAGCCCCCCGGCCCCATGACCAGCGTATTGCACTGGTGCCCGATCGGCGTCAGGAAATCGCATCCCGCGCCGATCGCGGTCGCCATCAGAAACGCATCGGGCCGATAGCCGAGATCGCCGGCGAACACGGCCGAGATCGGCGCCATGACCAGCACCGTCGCGGCATTGTTGAGGAACGGCGTCACCGCCATCGACGCCGCCAGCACCAGCGCCACCGCGCCCCATGGCGGCATGTCGCGCGCGAGTGCCGCCAGCCCCGTCGCCATGACATCGGAAGCCCCGGTCGATTGAAGCGTCCCGCTCACCGGGATCAGCGCCCCCAGCATGATGAGGATCGGCCATTCCACGGCCTCGTAGGCGTCGTCGACAGACAGGGCTCCGGTGATGACCACGAGGCCCGCTCCGGCGAAAAAGGCTGCGGCCACCGGCACCAGCCCGGTCGCCGTTGCCAGCATCGCGGCGGCAAGAATTCCAACCGCCAGCCAGCCCTTGCGCGTCGCTCCCAGCGCGATCTGACGCTGCGCCAGCGGCAGTACGCCAAGCTGCCGCAGCCTTCCCGGCATGGCGGAAAGCGCTCCTTGCAGCACGATCACGTCGCCGGGCTGCATCAGGATGCTGGCCGGCTTGGCGCGCAGGCTCTCCCCCTCTCGCGAGATGGCGACGAGGCGCAGCCCCATGCGCTCGCGCAGCATCAACCGGCTTGCCGAACTTCCCGCCAGCGCGGAGCGCGCGGTGACGACACCCTCGATCACGCCCACGTCGTCGCGGGCGCGCGCCGTATGCTCGCTCTCGGCCCCGTCGTCGTCCGCGTCACGGCCGCTGGGATCCAGGCCACCCGCCGCGACCGCGCGCTCCAGCGCATCGGGCTCGCCTGCAAGGATCAGCACGTCGTCCTCCACCAGCACGAGGTCCGGCCGAACCTCACCGGAGAGGCCATGACGCAGCACCGCCGTCACATCGACCTCGCCGTCATGCTCTCTCAGGAAAGCCGCAACAGTGTTCCCCACCACCGGGGCATCCTCGCGGACCCGGGCCTCGATCGTGTAGTCGGCGATGTCGAGCGCCTCGCCCATCGTCGCCACCGCGCGCCGGTCGGCCGGGAGCAGGCGGTAGCACAGGCGCAGGAAGACCAGCCCGATGGCCAGCAGGCCGAGCCCGGTCGGCAGGTAGTCGAACATCGCGAACGGCTCGCCTGTCATCTGCTCGCGTACCCGGCTGACGATGATGTTGGGCGAGGTCCCGACGAGCGTTGTCAGCCCGCCCAGCAGGGCGGCGAACGACATCGGCATGAGAAAACGCGAGGGGTTGGTTCCGCTTTTGCGGCCGAGTTGCCCGGCGGCAGGCATCAGCATCGCCAGCGCGCCGATATTCTTGATGAGCCCCGAGGCGAGGCCCACTGACGCCGTGAGCACCAGCAGTTGCGATCCCGTGCGCCCCAGCCACCGGCCCGCCCATGCCACGGCTTTCTCGATCAGCCCCGACCGCTGCACCGCAGCCGAAAGCACGAGCGCCGAACCGACGATGATGACGATATCGTCGGCAAAACCGGCGAACGCCTTCTCGGGGCTGACGAGCCCCAGAGCCAAGCCGGCCAACAGGGCGATGACTGCAGTAACGTCGTAGCGGAAGCGGCCCCAGATGAAGAGGGCCATCATACTGCAAAGCAGGGCGATAGACAGATATTGCTGAAAGGTCATCGGGCCTCGGAAGCAGGCGGGAGTGCGTGGAAGAAATGCGCGGGAAGCGCCTCGGTGCCAGCCAGGCCACGTTGCACCATTGACGCCGAGCCCGCGAAGCGCCAATAGCGCCTCCAGCGCAAGGCGCGGGCGGTTAGCTCAGTTGGTAGAGCATCTCGTTTACACCGAGAGGGTCGGGGGTTCGAGCCCCTCACCGCCCACCATTCGAACCCACGACCTCCTTGGGTTTTTCACTGCTCCTGCGCTCCACCACCTTGTTGTTATCTCCGGTGATGGACACGATGTGGACACGCCTCCACTTGGTGGCCTCGCGCTCTACCTGATCCCACAGTTTGCCCAGCGCACGAATCGCCGCCTTCATCTTGTTCGGGTCGACGTGGGCGTAGCGCGTGGTCGTCGTCTCCAACGTGTCGCCCTCGTCCTTGTGACCGAGCAAGGCGCTGATCTGCTCGCCGGGCACCCCGCTGCTGCGCAGGTGAGTCGCGACGGTGTGGCGAATCGTCTTGGGGATCACGCTGACTGGGTGGCCCAGTTTCGCCCGCATGGTGCGCCACCAGATCTTTCGCGACTTCACCGGCTTCCCGCCCGGCCATGCGGCCATCAGCTTCTGCAGGGGCTCGATCACGGGCACGACCGGGTTGCGCTTGTTCGTCTCCGGCCAGCCGACGGGGTGCATATCCGCGACCGCGCCGTGCCACTGGGCGGCTGGATTGAAGGCGAGGCCCGCGTCGGGGCGCACGCCGGTGCCGATCAACAGCCATAGCCAGGCCTGCACGTCGGGCTCGTGATCCGCATAGGCGACGATCGCGCCCAGCTCCGCCGGGGTGAGCGTCAGCTTGCGCGGCTTGGAGCGCAGCGTCTTGTCGACCGACGGGATGCGCGGCGCGGCGGCGATTCGCTTCTCGTCCTCGGCGTGGCGCAGAGCGGCGCGCAGGTCGTCGATGTTCCTCTGCACCGCCTCGCCCGACACGCCCGTGCTGATGTGTCGGAACTGGCGGCCGCCCCATGGCACGTCCCACTCGTGCGGCCCCATGCGCCAGCGGCGGAACCGAGCCACGGTGCTCTTGGAGATGTCGGCCACCTTCACGCCCGTGCCCAGTTCGTCCTGACGAAAGAACCCGATCCACGCGCGGAACGACGACTTCACCGTATCCAGCCGATGGACGTCGGGGCCGTGCTCCTTGAGGTAGAGGAACAGGTGGGGCAGCAGCTCCGCGTCCTCGACGTCCTGCTTTGTCTTCGAGCGCAGGTTCGCGTCGAAGGTGCGCAGCGCCTCCTTGGCCTTCGCTACATCCCGGCACTTAGTGCTTCGATAGACAAGTCGCCCCTGCTCACGACCGGCGATTTGCCAGACGTCCGGGGCCTTGCCGTCCCGGCGCTTGTCGAGCCAGTAGTCGCCGACGATGAAGGGGGAGGTGTCACGGGACATAGTTCTTCTGCTTCGATCTCGGCAATGCGCTTGAGAAAGCCGTATCCGGCCATCTCCTGCAGCTGGGTGAGGGTAAAGGTGGCGCCGCGCCCGGTGCGCAGGGCGCTGCGGAATTTCTTGGCGATGGTCTGGGCGGTCATGCTGCCTCCGTTCTGATGGGCCTCGCGATCTGCCCCAATCCTCGCTCGTGCGCCGCGCACAGAGCCTGCACGCCTCGCTCCCCGGCTGCCCAAAGGACCGTTCCGTTGCCGGGCTGCTCGCCGCGGGAGCCGTCCGGGGCGACGAACTTGATCTTGGGGGAGACGAACATCACCATGTCCGCACGCTGCCAGCACTGCTGAAACCAGCCTGCCGACGTGCGATCAGGCGTGAGTGCGACACCGTCCCCATTGTCGAAGAATCGCTCCATCCAGAGCAACTTCGCCCGGTCGCCGTTCCCGAAAGGTGGATTCATCCAGATGAAGCCGGACCACTCCGCTTCCAGACCGTATTCGTAAAGAAAGCGGCGCGCCGGAACGCTAGTGTACGAGTGGTCGCGCGGAT encodes:
- the wecC gene encoding UDP-N-acetyl-D-mannosamine dehydrogenase, giving the protein MSRTSSSPSVCVVGLGYIGLPTAAVIARSGSKVLGLDVSQKVVDTINRGEIHIEEVDLDGLVQGVVSRGLLSASLEVAPADVFVIAVPTPFEKDEKGDHAPDISYVLAAGRTIAPVLKAGDVVILESTSPVGTTEKMRDMIAQMRPDLKIPGLTRETPDISIAYCPERVLPGRILEELTNNDRSIGGITPRCARKALAFYKRFVRGECVTTDARSAEMTKLVENAYRDVNIAFANELSIVSDRMGLDVWEVIRLANRHPRVNILSPGPGVGGHCIAVDPWFIVHGAPEETPLIRTARGVNDGKMHHVIAKAEALIEAHPDARIACLGLAFKANIDDFRESPARFVASRIARKFGERVSIVEPYAAELPIEFTDTGVTQIDIDEALETCEILIVLVDHDVFRVVPLAERATKLVYDTRGIWADQPRVVREEAAKLALAN
- the dcd gene encoding dCTP deaminase, translated to MSILSDKWIRQQAQEHGMIEPFVEAQRRDGCISYGLSSYGYDARVAPEFKIFTNVDSAVVDPKDFAANSFVDRTTDVCVIPPNSFALARTVEYFRVPRDVLVICLGKSTYARCGIIVNVTPLEPGWEGHVTLEFSNTTPLPAKIYANEGACQFLFLKGNEPCETSYADRAGKYMGQRGVTLPRL
- a CDS encoding SLC13 family permease; this encodes MTFQQYLSIALLCSMMALFIWGRFRYDVTAVIALLAGLALGLVSPEKAFAGFADDIVIIVGSALVLSAAVQRSGLIEKAVAWAGRWLGRTGSQLLVLTASVGLASGLIKNIGALAMLMPAAGQLGRKSGTNPSRFLMPMSFAALLGGLTTLVGTSPNIIVSRVREQMTGEPFAMFDYLPTGLGLLAIGLVFLRLCYRLLPADRRAVATMGEALDIADYTIEARVREDAPVVGNTVAAFLREHDGEVDVTAVLRHGLSGEVRPDLVLVEDDVLILAGEPDALERAVAAGGLDPSGRDADDDGAESEHTARARDDVGVIEGVVTARSALAGSSASRLMLRERMGLRLVAISREGESLRAKPASILMQPGDVIVLQGALSAMPGRLRQLGVLPLAQRQIALGATRKGWLAVGILAAAMLATATGLVPVAAAFFAGAGLVVITGALSVDDAYEAVEWPILIMLGALIPVSGTLQSTGASDVMATGLAALARDMPPWGAVALVLAASMAVTPFLNNAATVLVMAPISAVFAGDLGYRPDAFLMATAIGAGCDFLTPIGHQCNTLVMGPGGYRFGDYARLGAPLSLLVLVLGTPLIIHFWPLR
- the wecB gene encoding non-hydrolyzing UDP-N-acetylglucosamine 2-epimerase, with the translated sequence MTARILVVFGTRPEAIKLFPVVHALKDDPRFECVVCVSAQHRQMLDQVLEIAGIVPDHDLDVMQPDQTLDALTANLLTGLGKVMDEVKPTRVIVQGDTATAMSGALAAYYRKLPVDHVEAGLRSYNIYHPWPEEVNRKIIGAMASLHFAPTTTSEAALLRENVAADRVHVTGNTVIDALHWVTAEIERNPALASGLADLETRFAGKRIIGVTSHRRENFGEGMEQIAQAIREIASRPDTAVIFPVHLNPNVRKVMNKRLSGLDNVALIEPLDYPHFARLLAISEIMLTDSGGVQEEAPALGKPVLVMRETTERPEGVEAGTAKLVGTDARRIVTELSTLLDDKTAYEAMARAHNPFGDGQTSRRILELLANEI
- a CDS encoding DoxX family protein, translating into MSKIAAIIGRILIALIFIFSGAGKLADISATETMIVAAGLPSGLAIPTGLFELLAGLCLAAGFMVRLVAVLLAGFTALTILFFHAQFGDPMQRVMALKNLAIIGGLALAFAHSQMWSHYYAIARERRGEIAARDADARVRDAELRAARAEARADVLAQGQTAHEPRTVVTDVNHDGVPEVRRTGWRNRRWFDW
- a CDS encoding DNA N-6-adenine-methyltransferase — translated: MTHERRGKSDEWYTPKYVFDALGVVFDLDVAHPRDHSYTSVPARRFLYEYGLEAEWSGFIWMNPPFGNGDRAKLLWMERFFDNGDGVALTPDRTSAGWFQQCWQRADMVMFVSPKIKFVAPDGSRGEQPGNGTVLWAAGERGVQALCAAHERGLGQIARPIRTEAA
- a CDS encoding tyrosine-type recombinase/integrase, with amino-acid sequence MSRDTSPFIVGDYWLDKRRDGKAPDVWQIAGREQGRLVYRSTKCRDVAKAKEALRTFDANLRSKTKQDVEDAELLPHLFLYLKEHGPDVHRLDTVKSSFRAWIGFFRQDELGTGVKVADISKSTVARFRRWRMGPHEWDVPWGGRQFRHISTGVSGEAVQRNIDDLRAALRHAEDEKRIAAAPRIPSVDKTLRSKPRKLTLTPAELGAIVAYADHEPDVQAWLWLLIGTGVRPDAGLAFNPAAQWHGAVADMHPVGWPETNKRNPVVPVIEPLQKLMAAWPGGKPVKSRKIWWRTMRAKLGHPVSVIPKTIRHTVATHLRSSGVPGEQISALLGHKDEGDTLETTTTRYAHVDPNKMKAAIRALGKLWDQVEREATKWRRVHIVSITGDNNKVVERRSSEKPKEVVGSNGGR